Within the Thermodesulfobacteriota bacterium genome, the region TCAATATCTTCCTTAATACAAAAACATCGGCTTACCGCCAACATGGCGGATCTTGGGTTTGTACTCCTCCACGTCATAGAATTCTCTGATATCAACCCTTTTTTGACCCTTAGTTATGGTACTTAGGGGAATATCTGTGTATATCCCACTGTTGAGTGCAACAAGGCGTCCAAAGACACCTTTTAGAAAAAGATCGATAGTCATATTGGCAAAATTAACTGCCACCATCAAATCCAGAGAATCAGGAACACCGCTTCTCATTAAATAGGAGAGCCTTTGATTGAGCACGTCCTCTCCGGTAAGTTCCTTTAGTACAGCTCCGGTTTCTTCCCCTATTCCTCCCAATCTCTTGTGGCCATAGGCATCTGACTCTCCTGAAACAATCATGTTGCCCCCCACCATCTTTGACCCTTCGGAAATCGTGATCATGGCATAATTTTTGGGGTTAGCCCTTTTATCTTTCATGATCAGCTTTGCCAGTCTTTTAGGGTCAAATGGAACCTCAGATATAATGGCACGCTCCACACCTGCCAGATACGCCGATATCAGGGATGTTTCACCAGAGTATCTTCCGAACAGCTCAATGACGGCAATCCTTTCATGAGAGCCGGTAGAGGTTCTGAGAGCATGTATAAAGGTCACGCTTCTGGTGACTGCCGTTGAGAACCCTATACAGTAGTCTGTCCCAAAGACATCATTGTCCATTGTTTTGGGGATGGCAATTACAGGGAATCCTTCCCGGTGTAGCCTTTCTGCAAAACTGAGGGTATCATCGCCTCCTATGGGAATGATAGCATCGATTTTTAGATGCTCCAGATTTTTTAAGACATGGGATGTAAAATCCCTTGTTCCTTTTTTGAATTCTTTCTTCAAAAAGACGGGGATATCCTTTTCTCTGACAGCACTGGGATTAGTTCGGGATGTGTGTAAATATGTCCCTCCCGAGCGGTCGATGGTCCTGACCTCTGGTGGTTTCAAAACATGGAAACACTTGTGGCTTGTATCAGGATCATCAGGATTATACTCTAAGATGCCAGCCCAACCTCTTCTGATCCCTATTACCCTAATTCCTTCGATATGTGACCTATAAACCACAGTCTTAATACATGGATTCAGACCGGGTACATCTCCACCGCCTGTAAGTATGGCTATTGTAGGTTCTCTCTTGCCTTTACCTTTCATCATGACTTCTCCGTTGACGAAAATTTTGGCAAAGT harbors:
- a CDS encoding 6-phosphofructokinase — encoded protein: MMKGKGKREPTIAILTGGGDVPGLNPCIKTVVYRSHIEGIRVIGIRRGWAGILEYNPDDPDTSHKCFHVLKPPEVRTIDRSGGTYLHTSRTNPSAVREKDIPVFLKKEFKKGTRDFTSHVLKNLEHLKIDAIIPIGGDDTLSFAERLHREGFPVIAIPKTMDNDVFGTDYCIGFSTAVTRSVTFIHALRTSTGSHERIAVIELFGRYSGETSLISAYLAGVERAIISEVPFDPKRLAKLIMKDKRANPKNYAMITISEGSKMVGGNMIVSGESDAYGHKRLGGIGEETGAVLKELTGEDVLNQRLSYLMRSGVPDSLDLMVAVNFANMTIDLFLKGVFGRLVALNSGIYTDIPLSTITKGQKRVDIREFYDVEEYKPKIRHVGGKPMFLY